Sequence from the Fibrobacter sp. genome:
CCTGTGACGACTCTTCGTCGGCGGGGGGTGATAATGGTAGTGGCGGGAACCGTGGTGGAATTCCCGACACAGTCGAGACATTCATGGAACTGTCGGATTACGACTGCGGCAAGAGTCAGAAGTGCGTTGCCACCTACCTGACGGAATACCATGACATGGCTGTTTGCGATGGCGACAACGGCTGGGTCATCGGGACTCTCATCGAGAAGATGGACTGCGACTTCTCTTCATCGAGTGTCAAGTCCAGCGATCCCGCCGAAGTGACCGACAAGTCCAGCGACAGCAAGGACAATTCTTCTTCGGCAGGAACATCGACCAAATCCAGCAACTCCAATTCGTCTGGAAATGGCGCAAAGTCAAGCAACAGTTCTGCGAAGTCCTCGAGTTCTGTATATGGAAGTGGACAGTGTGAAGTTGAAACAGACGAGAACTGTTTTAAAGACGCTCGTGATGGTCAGACATACAAGATGATGAAAATCGGAGACCAAGTGTGGATGGCTCAGAATTTGAATTACCAGACGGAGAAAAGTTGGTGCGGTGGCGGAAGACACGAAACGATGGAGGAAGGCGATTGCGCCATCTACGGGCGGCTCTACACCTGGGCCGCCGCCATGGGCAAGTCTGAGGACGAGTGCGGCTGCTACCACGATTGTACCACCCTGGGTACGGGCAACGTGCAGGGCGTGTGCCCCAACGGCTGGCATGTTCCCGCGCAGAGTGAATGGGAGGAACTGTTTGGTGCAGTGGGTGGAACAACTTGGGCCACGGCGGGCTTGAAACTCAAGACCAAGACGGGTTGGATAGGTGAAGGTAACGGCACGGATGACTACGGTTTTTCTGCGCTTCCTGCAGGCATCGCGTACTACGAGGGCTACTTTGCACGTGTCGGCCGCAATGCCTATTTCTGGAGTGCCTCGCAGTTCAGTAAAGACTACGCCTACTATGCGTACCTTTACTTCCTCAAATCTGCGTGGCTATATCACGATTACAGCAAGGACCATGGTTTCTCCGTCCGTTGCGTCAAGGACTCTGAATAGGGGTTATTTCTTTCCAGCTGATGAATTTCTGATTTTCCCCGCGGTAAGAATCGTCGCCGCCATAGACGACTCTTGTGTTCGTTAGCGGAATGCCTGCGACTTCGGCAAATTTCTTCAATCCGTCGTAGAATTTCTGGTTCTTTGTCTCGCCAGACTTGATTTCGATGGCGTTCAGTTCACCATCGGTTTCGCAAAGCAAGTCGACTTCATTCTGGTTCGTGTCGCGCCAGAAATAAAGTTGCGGTTCTTCGCCTTTAAACAGTGCATTTTTCATGTATTCGGTAACCACGAAATTCTCGAAGATTGCTCCGCGCAATCCGCTTTTTTGCAACTGTTCCCGGTTGAAAATGTTCAACAGATTGCACAGCAGCCCCGTGTCGCAGAAATAGATTTTAGGCGATTTGATGACTCTTTTTGAAAAATTCTTATAGTACGGAGGCAGGCGAAGAAGTATAAAACTGGCTTCAAGAATCGAAATCCAGGCGTTTGCCGTTATGACGGATATTCCCGCGTCTTTGGCAAGCGAGGTTACGTTCAAAATGGATCCGACGTTTGCCGCGCATAGTTTGAGAAAACGCTTGAAAGCCGCCATGTCGGTTATGTTTCGCAATAGGCGGACATCCCGTTCGACATACGTCTGTAGGTAAGATGTGAAGTATTCCTTTGCCGAAACTTTCTTGTCATAGAGTCTAGGGTAACAACCTTTGAGCAAAATTTCGTCAAGATCATTTGGAAGCTTGTCAACAGCCCTTAATTCTTCGGCGGAAAATGGGAAAAGCTTGAGAATGCCTGTGCGTCCGGCGAGGCTTTGCGAAATACGTTCCATCAATAAGAAATTGTGCGAACCGGACAAAATAAACTGTCCGCACTCGTCACGAGAATCTACGATTGTCTGTAGATAGGAAAATAAGTCTGGAACGCGTTGCGCCTCGTCTATAATACATTTTGTTCCGCAGTCCTTTAGGAATCCGCGGGGGTCGTTTTCGGCGAGTTGGCGAATATCGGGGTCTTCTAGCGAAATGTATTTATAGTCCACAAAGCATGATTTCAGCAAGGTGGATTTGCCACTTTGCCTAGGCCCCGTCAGCGTGACCACGGGAAATTTAGACGCCATATCCAGAACAGTCTCAAAAATCGCCCTTTCAATCATGATTATGCCTTTTTTCTTTAAATATAGCTAAATTTTTATGAAAAATCGATAGTTTTGTTTATGAAAATCATATAATAGAATTTATGAAAATCACATAATTACGGACGTCACACCAAGTGTCTCAAGGGTTCGGACTAACCCGCCACCGAGTTGTCAATTCCACGCTCCACACCACTCATCGGCAATGGGGGTATTAGGGGGCTTGCCCCCTAGGCGAGGGGGTGGAGAGCAACGAAGTGCGAACCGGGGGGAGGCTTCCCCCTTCATAGACCGCTCGGCTCAATCTTATAACAGAACCTACGATATCGCCTCGCTCTCGCCTCCACGACTCGTTAATACGAGTCGCTTGAGGCTCACGTAAGTCTTTTATACCGTCATTCCTAGTAGCTAGTAACCACTAATAGGCAACTTTTTCTATCTTTGCGCGCAAACTTAGCGTATAATGCCTTATTAAGGGATTACAAATGAACAAACATAAATTTGGAATGCGGGAATTTATCATTCTCCTTGTAATAGCACTTTCGGCCTATACCGTGTGGCCCTCTATCCAGGTCCACTCCAGGAAGGGCGACGAAAAGAAGGCTTTCCTTAAGGAAAATCCGAAGCTGGGCTCCAAGTCCATCAATTTCGGTCTGGACCTGGCCGGCGGTACCAGCATCACGCTGGAAATCGACAAGTCCGGCCTGAAGCCGAACGAGGACATCAAGGACATCCAGGCCCAGTCCCTGGAAATCATCCGTAACCGTGTGGACCAGTTCGGTCTTTCCGAACCCCAGATTTCCCCCTCCGGCGATGACCGCATCTTGGTGGAACTGGCCGGCGTGGACGACTCTACCGCCAAGTCCCTGGTGGGTTCTACCGCCAAGCTGGAATTCAAGATTTTGGCCGAATCCGAGAAGTTTACCCAGGTGGTTGGCCTTATCGACCAGTACCTGACCCGTCAGACTACCGACATCGTGGCTGACTCCGCTGCAACGGACTCTACGGCTGCCGCCAAGGATTCCACCGTGGCCGCCGCTAACGCTGCTACAGCCGACAGCGCCAAGCCAGCTGCCGACACGGCGAAGGCCCTTTCCGACGACGAACTTTTGGGCAAGGCCCCCGCAGCCGAAGTTGCCGCCACCGATTCTGCCAAGGAAGCCGCTCCTGCCGAGGGTGAACCTGCCAGCGAGGTCGGGACTGCCCTCAGCGCCTATTACCTGTCCTTCGGTAACGGCGGCTTTATCGCCGAAGAGAACATCGAAAAGGTGAAGAAGCTCCTGGAGACCGAAGGGGTCCAGAAGCTGATCCCCCGCGACGTGAACTTTGCCTTCGGCAGCGGTCTCGAACCGGTGCAGCGCGGCTCCAAGATCAAGGCCAAGCGCCTCTACTTGCTCAAGCGCCGTGCCGAAATGGGTGGCGACGACATCGTTGACGCCCGTCCCTATCGTGTAAGCGACGGTACCAATGCCGGTGAAGTGGCCGTCTCCCTGAAGTTCGGCGGTATCGGCCCCAAGAAGTTCTCCGCTGTCACGGCTGCCAACATCGGCAAGCAGATGGCCATCGTTCTCGACAACCAGGTTATTTCTGCTCCTGTGATTCGTGACCGTATCCCCAACGGCGACGCCCAGATTACCGGTCTTGACGACATGGCCGAGGCCAACCGTCTGGCGGTGGTTCTCCGTGCCGGTGCCCTCAAGGCTCCTATGAAGATTATTGAAAGCCGTAGCGTGGGTGCTACCCTCGGTGAAGAAAACATCGTCCAGGGCTTCGGCTCAGGTGCTATCGGCCTTATCCTCTGCTTGGTGTTCATGGTGGCCTACTACCGCCTGGGAGGCCTTATCGCTAGCTTCGGTATGGTCATCAACACCTTGGTGACTGCCGCCGTGATGTCCGTGTTCAACGCCACCCTGACTCTCCCGGGTATTGCCGGTTTCATCTTGGTGGTGGGTATGTCTCTCGACGCCAACGTGATTATTTACGAACGTATTCGTGAAGAACTGAAGAACGGCCTTACCGCCCGCGCCGCCGTGGCCAAGGGTTACGAACGGGCCTTCAGCGCCATCTTGGACTCCAACCTGACCACCGTGCTTACCGGCCTTATCCTCTACAAGATCGGTACGGGTTCCGTGAAGGGTTTCGGTCTCACGCTGACTATCGGTATCCTGACCTCCCTCTTCTGCGCCATCACCGTGACCCGCGCCATTCTCGACTGGCGCCTGGCCAAGGCCGACAGGACTACGCTCTCCATCGGTAACGGTTTCAAGGCCATCAACGAGGCGAACCTCCAGATTATCCCCAACCGCCGTCGCTTTGGCCTGATATCTTGCATCCTTATTGTTGCAAGTATCGCCTGTGTCGCCGTCAAGGGATTCGATTTCAGCATCGACTTCACCGGTGGCCAGGTCTATACGGTCCAGTATCAGGATGACGGCAAGCACGAGAAGGACCTGAGCGGTGCTCTCTCTGCGGCAGGCATCGACGGTGCGAAAGTTCGCACCCTGGGCGGTACCTCTGCCAACTCCTACCAGATCAGCATGCGCGCCTCCGACGACGTGAATTTCGAAGACAAGATGGCCGAAGCCTTTGCCAAGGCAGGCCAGAAGTGCGAAATCGTGGCCAAGGACAACGTGGGCCCCACCATCGGTAAGGAACTCCGTTTCAACGCTATCTTGTCTGTAATTCTCGCCTGGCTCGGCATTCTGCTCTATGTGTGGTTCCGTTTCGGCAAGTTCGGTCTCGGCTTCGGTGTGGCGGCGGTGCTTGGCCTGGTCCACGACACCATCATCACCCTGGGCTTCATCTCGGCCTTCAGCCTGTCTTTCGACGGAGCCCTGATTGCCTCGCTCTTGACCATGATTGGTTACTCCGTGAACGACACCATCGTGAACTTCGACCGTATCCGTGAAAATACCGCCGTGTTCGGCTCCGGCAACTTCGCAGAGACCATCAACAAGTCCCTGAACCAGTGCTTCAGCCGCACCATGGTGACCTCTCTCACCACCTTGTTCGTGTGCGTGATCCTCGCCGTGAAGGGCGGTTCCTCCATCCGCGACTTCGGCCTGGTGCAGTGCTTCGGTATCCTCATCGGTACCTACTCTTCTGTGTGCATCTGCTCTCCCATCGTTCTCTGGTGGAGCAAGAAGTTCAAGAAGGGTGTGTAATTAGATCGCTTCGCTTGTAGAACGCCGCTGCGCGGCTACAGACGAAAGGCGAAAGATTTCCCTGGCTTCGGCCGGGGATTTTTTTTGATTTCTCTCGTCTCCCGTCTTTCGTCTCCCGTCTAAATTCTATATTTACCCCCGTTCGATAAAAGGGGGCGCCTATGCTCAAGTATTACAAAATCGAAGCCGGTCGCCTGGCGGTCGCACCCAACGAAGATGCCGCCGACATCGTGATGATGGGCTCCCTCAGCCAGGAACAGCGCAGCGTCCTGGTCAAGGAATACGAGATTACCGAACATACCATCGCCTCCGCATTCGACTCCGACGAGCTTTCCCGTATCGAATACGACGACGATTTCACCACCATCGTGTTCAAGAAGCCCAAGAACTATTCCGCCGCCGACAACTTCCAGTTCCGGGTGGAATCCTTCGGCATCTTCATCTTCAAGGACTGGGTGCTGCTCCTGACCGACAGCGACATCCCGGTGATGGACGAAAAGCGTTTCTCGAAAATCGACAGCCTGAACACCTTCGTGCTGAAAGTCCTGAGCTACGCCATCTACCACTTCAACGAACACCTGAAAATCATCAACCGCATCAACGACGACTTGGAACAGCGGCTCAACACCTCCATGGAAAACAAGTACCTGCTTTCCATGTTCAGCCTGAACAAGGGCTTGATCTACTACGTGAGCGCCTTGAACAGTAACGATACCCTTTTGAAGAAACTCCAGATGGGCCGCAGCCTCAACTGGACCGAGGCCGAACGGGAACTGCTGGAAGACATCCAGATTGAAAATGGCCAGAGCCTGCAACAGGCCAACATCTACGCCAACATCTTGACGTCTATGATGGATGCCCGCGCAAGCGTCATCAACAATAACTTGAACCAGTTGATGAAGAACTTGACCATCGTGACGATTTCCATATCGCTCCCGACGTTCTTTGCCAGTTTGTTCGGCATGAACGTGCAACTGCCCTTCGGCATGAACGGCGACGCCACCGTGGGTTCGCCCATGACTTTCTGGGCCGTTATCGCCGTGTGTATCCTGTCGGTGGTGCTGTTCCTCGGCTTCTGGATCCGACGGAAATAGTCGTGAGTGGTGAGTCGGTGCTACGCACCGTTGAGTTTCAACAATCGCGCCTTTGGCGCCAAATTATATGCTCACAACTGATAACTGAAAACTGACAACTCGCGACAGCGTCAGTTTCCTCTATCGCTCATGCTGGCGAACATGGCGACAATCTCGTCGGTAAATTTGCTGTCGGGGAGCCCTTGCGCAATTTCCAGGGCCTTTTCCAGATGGTTCTGTGCCGTGGCCTTCGCCTTGTCGAATGCCCCCTTGACGCTCAGCTTTTCCTTGATTTGCGCAGGAATATTGTCTTCGGAGGCCCGCTTGATTAGGTCTTCCATTTCGCGCCGTTCTTCGGCGGAACTGTTTTCGAAATAGAACAGCAGGGGGAGCGTTATGAGCCCGTTCGAAAGGTCGGTAAACTTGGCCTTGTCCAGGTTCTTGGAACCGTAGCCGTAGTCCAGCAGGTCGTCGATAATCTGGAAGGCGATGCCGAAGTGGCTTCCCATTTCGGCGCATTTGTCCACCATAGGCTTGTCGAACCCGGCAAGAATGGCTCCGATTTTGGCGGCGGCGTTAATCAGTGCCGCGGTCTTTCCGTCGATAATCCGGTTGTAGGTCTCAAAGGACAGTTGCATGTCGCCGCAGTGGTCCAGCTCCAGGATTTCACCGGCAATCAGCTGGTCTGCCGCCTGGGAGAGGATTACGGGAATGTCCCGTTCCGCCTCTTCGATAACGCTCTGCATGGACTGGGAAAGCACGTAGTCGCCAATGAGGACGGCTACCTGGGTGCCCCATTCCTTGTGTGCCGTTTTTTGCCCGCGCCGGACTTCGGTATCGTCGATAATGTCGTCGTGAACAAGGCTTGCGCTGTGCAACAGTTCAATGCCCGCGCAGGCGTGGGCCACCCGGTCAACGTCAACAGTAGATTTTCTGCAGTTGGCGATAAGGCAAAGCAGGGTAGAGCGGATGCGCTTTCCCTTCTTCTGGAAAAGGGCGGCAAGTCTGTCCGAAATTCCAGCCGGGGCATTTTTGGCCACGTTCAAGATGACCTGCTCCGTCAGGGCAAGCTGGTCTTGGACCAGTTCTCGCGCCTGGCCCAGCACAGTCTGGAAATCGGCCTTGTTCAGATTCATGGCCTAGATATCCAGGTCCTTCAGGACCTTGTAGGCGTTGGTTTCGATGAACTTGCGGCGGGGTTCCACGTCTTCGCCCATGAGCATGCTGAAAATCTGGTCGGCCAGCACGCCATCTTCCACGTAGCACTGCTTCAAGAAACGCCTGGATGGGTCCATGGTGGTTTCGTTCAGCTGTTCCGGGGACATTTCGCCAAGACCTTTGAATCGGTTGATGGTAACGTTCTTCTTGTCCTCGATTTCGGCCATGGCCTTGTCCTTGTCCGTCTCGTCAAAGAGGTAACGTTCCTTCTGGCCAACCTTCAGCTTGTACAGGGGTGGCATGGCGAGGAAGATATGTCCTTCGTCAATGAGGGGCCGCATGTAGCGGAAGAAGAAGGTGAGGAGTAAGGTCTGGATATGGGAGCCGTCCACATCGGCATCGGTCATGATGATAATCTTGTGGTAGCGGAGCTTCTCGATCTTGAATTCGGTGCCGATACCCGTGCCGATGGCGTTCACCAGGTTCTGGATTTCTTCGGTGTCCAGCACGCGGTGGAGGCTTGCCTTTTCCACGTTCAGGATTTTACCGCGGAGGGGGAGGATTGCCTGGAATTCACGGTTACGGCCCATCTTGGCAGAACCGCCAGCGGAGTCACCTTCCACGATGAACATTTCGCATTCCTTGGGGTCACGGCTACTGCAGTCGGCCAGCTTGCCCGGAAGTCCACCACTTTCAAGGATGTTCTTGCGGCGGGCGAGGGTACGGGCCCGGTGGGCCGCTTCGCGGGCCACTGCGGCGTTATAGACCTTGTCGAGAATCACCTTGATGGCGGCCGGATTTTCCTGGAAGTATTCTTCCAGCTTGGCACCGAAGGCGCTGTTCACGTAGCTTGCAATTTCGGAGTTGCCCAGCTTGCGTTTGGTCTGGCCTTCGAACTGGGGCTGGGAAACCTTGATGGCGATAACGGCGGTAAGGCCTTCGCGAATATCGTCTGCCGCAATCTGGATATCTTTTTTGCCCTTAGGCATTTCGGCGGCGAACTTGTTAATGACACGAGTCAGGGCTGTCTTGAAGCCCGTCACGTGGGTTCCGCCATCGTAGGTGTTCACGTTGTTCACGAAGCTGAAGAAGTTTTCCTGGTAGCCGTCGTTGTACCACATGGCCACTTCCAGCGGGAACTGTCCGTCGGGGAGCACCAGGTGGATGGGTTCCTGGAAAAGGGGCGTGCGGTGTTCATCTACGTAACGCACGAATTCGGAAACGCCTCCCGGGAAGCAGAAGGTGTCGGACTGGATGTTTTCCGGGTCACGCTCGTCGGTGAGGGTCAGGCGAAGCCCGCTCATGAGGAACGCCAGCTCGCGGAAACGGGTGGCCAGTGTGTCGTAAACGTAAACGGTTTCAGTAAAGATGGAATCGTCCGGGTAGAATTCCACGCTGGTGCCTGTCGTTCCATCCGACGGACCGACTTCTACCTGGGGGCCGCAGGGGATACCTCTGGAGAATTCCTGCTTCACCACCTTGCCGTCACGACGAACGGTCACGATCAACTTGTTGGAAAGGGCGTTCACGCAGCTCACGCCCACGCCGTGAAGACCGGCAGAAACCTTGTAGGAATTGCTGTCGAACTTTCCGCCCGCATGGAGCTTGGTCATCACCACTTCGATGGTACCGATGTGTTCCTTGGGGTGAATATCGGTAGGAATACCGCGGCCGTTGTCGGTAACGCGGATGCCGTTGCCGGGCAGAATGGAAATTTCGATGTGGCTGCAGAATCCAGCCAGGGCTTCGTCCACGGAGTTGTCTACCACTTCCCATACCAGGTGGTGGAGACCGCGGATGTCGGTAGAGCCGATGTACATGGCGGGGCGCACACGCACGGCTTCGAGGCCCTCTAGCACGGTAATGCTTGAACCGCTGTAGGCTTCTTCGGCCTTCTTCATTTCTTCAGATTCTTCTGCCATATTTCCTCTGAGGCATGCCGCCTCTTTTACTAAACTAGACAAAGCGGATGCCCTGGATTACAGGGCTTCCGAGCATCAAATTACACTTGTCAATTATAGCTTTTTTTTGCAGGAACAGTTCGCTTTTCCAGGCGGAATTGTCCACCTTCAGGGAGAGAATTCCCTTCTTGATTTCAATGGGTTTTACGTGGGGGAAAATCAGGTCCCCGACCACCTCCCGGAACTTCTCCGAAAGGCTCTGGAACTGCATTTCGTCGGCCAGGTGGAACTTGTCCAGAACGCGGCCCACAAGGAGCTCTACGTCCACCAAATTGTGGCCCGTAAATTCTTTACGCTTGCGTTTCTGGATAGGCATGGATTTACACCAGCAACAGCTTCGACAGGGTGAATCCGCCAATCAGGATGCTGGTCATGCCTGCCACCACGGTGGCCTTGGTGCTCTTGCCCACGCCTTCGGCTCCGCTATGGGTGTAGTAGCCAAAGAAACAGGCGTAGCTAGAAATAAAGAAACCGTAAAGGGTAGCCTTGATAAGGCCCACCACCAAGTCCCAGTTATGGTAGAACATGCGCACGCCGTAGAAGAACACGGACCAGGAGACTTCCTTGTACAGGTGGGCCACTTCGTAACCGCCCACAATACCGATAAAGATACTGATGACGGTCAGCACCGGCAGCATGATGACGGTGGCGATAAGGCGGGGAGCCAACAGGAACTTGAAGGGGCTGAGCCCAAGCACCTTGTAGGCGTCAAGCTGTTCGGTCACCGCCATGGTCCCAAGCTCCGAACACATAGAAGCCCCAATACGGCCCGCAAGGACCATCGCGGTGAGGATGGGGCAAAGCTCCACCATCACAGACTTACCGACAGCCATGCCCACGAACATCATGGGGATCATGTCGCCGAACTGGTAGGCCAGCTGCCACGACATGATGGCGCCCGTGGCCATGGACGCCGCGAACACCACGGGGATACTGGTAATGCCCACCACCTGCATCTGTTCGACGGTAGTGTGGAAATTGGAAAATGCGCCGGGAATGTTCTTGAACAATTCCCACACGAACTTGATGTAGTTGATGACCGTGCGGAAAAACCTTCGGACGAACCGTCCCAAGGATTCCGCGGAGTTGTTCAACACTTCGACCAATTAATCCCTACTTCTTTTTCTTGTTGTCCTTGACGGCAGACTTTTCGTTCTTGGCAGGAGCCTTGGCGGGCTGACCCTTGGTGGGCGCGCTGATGGCCTGCTTAAAGAGTTTCATGTCGCTCAGGTACTTGATGGCTTCTTTCAGCTGTTCGTCCCGCTTCAGGGAGAATGCCGTGCTTACGGAATCGTTCACCATGGCGGTCAAGAGTTCCCGCTTGATGCCGTCCTTGATGTAGTCCTTGTTCTCGTCGAACTGTGCCTTGCGGCGCTCTTCCAGGGCGTTCTTCATGTCGGAAAGCCGTGCAGCCAGGGTAGAATCCGTAATGGTCTTGGAGCTGTCACCCATGTAGTTCTGTTCCTGGATAATGCTCTTTTCCAGCTGGTCCACGCCTACCAGGGCGTTGCTCTTCACCTTCATGAAGTTGGTGTCCTTGAGGCAGAAATCCTTGAACTGGGTGTACAGGGAATCGGGCACTTCCCAAGAGGCGTCCATCTTGACTCCGGACTTATCCAGTCCCGGACGGACCTTTACCGCAAACTTGAAGTACATGGCCATCCGCTCCTGGACCTGTACCACCCAGGGCATGGGAGAAAGTTCTACATCTACATCGGGAGTGATACCGCCGCCGCCGAACATCATGCGTCCGTTGTGGGTGTAGAAGGTATCCACCTTGGCGGTGTCCTTCTTTGCGGTGTCGGCCTTGGCTTCGCCTTCGCCATCTTCAGCTGCATATTCCTCTTCCATGATCTTCAGGCCCTTGATGCCGTTCTCGGGCTTGTTGATGCAGCGGCCAAAGGGCAGGTAGTAAAATGCAGTGGTGAGTTTCAGGGCGTTCCCCTGGTTGTCCAGCGGGAAAATGGTCTGCACGGAGCCCTTGCCGAAAGAAGTCTTTCCGATAATCAGGGCGCGGTCCCAGTCCTGGAGGGCTCCGGACACGATTTCAGCCGCACTGGCAGACCCCTGGTTCACAAGCACCACCATGGGCATGTCGGGGTTCACGATACCGTCTTTGCGGGCGTGGCTTTCGGTCTTCTGGGTGCGGCCCTTGGTGCTCACAATCACGTTGCCCCGTTTCAGGAACAGTTCGCTAATCTCGATGGCCTGGTTCAAGAGGCCGCCGGGGTTGTAGCGCATGTCCAGAATCAGCTTCTTCATGCCCTGCTTCTGCAGGCTCTTCAGTGCGTTTTCTACGTCGCTCAGGGTCTTGTCGCTGAAGGTGGCAAGCTTGATATAGCCGATATCGTTAGTGACCATCCCGTAATAGGGTACGGCATGAACCACGATTTCGGCACGGGTAATGGTAAAGTCCATCAGCTCGGGTACGCCCTCGCGCTCGATAGAGACGGTCACGTCGGTGCCGATCTTTCCGCGGAGCTTGCTCACGGCGTCGTCCAGGGTCAGGCCCTTGGTGTCCTTGCCGTCGATTTTGCGGATACGGTCGCCGGCCCGGATGCCTAGCCTAAAGGCAGGGGTCCCGGAAAGGGGAGAAATCACGGTGAGGATGTTGTCACGGAGGCTGATGGTGATGCCCACGCCGCCGAACTTTCCTTCCATGGAAACTTTCAAGCCCTCGTAGTCCTTGGGGGTGAACACTGCCGTGTGGGGGTCCAAAATGTTACGGATGCCGTTCAGGGCCGCGTCGGTAAGTTCCGTGGGGTTCACATCTTCCACGTACTTGCGGTTCACTTCGGAGAAAACCTTGTTGAGTCTGGAAACCTCGTCGTAAAAGTCTCCCGGCGGGGTGGACTTTTTGGCTGCCGAGGCTATGCCCAGGGTGGCCAAGGTAAGGACAAATGCTTTGCGCAAAATCGAGCTAGTGATAGTCATGCCCAAAAGATACAATTTATCGGTTGCAGACACGGCGAAAAAACGGAAAAAACCGGCCCTAAAGGCCGGTTTTTGATAATAGGAGAGAGAGGAGAAAAACTTTTATGCCGCCTCGTCCAGCATTTTCTGGATGCGGTCGTTCCGGAGCTTAGCAAGGGCGCTTTCCTTGAGCTGACGGACTCGTTCCTTGGACAGCCCCACCATAGGGGAAATTTCTTTCAGGTTCAGGTCGCTATCCATCTTGAAGCCGAAATATAGCTTGAGGATATCGCTTTCCTGCTGGTCCAGGTTCTTGTTCAAAACTTTTTCGAAGACTTCCCGGCGGTTGTTCTTTTCG
This genomic interval carries:
- the gyrB gene encoding DNA topoisomerase (ATP-hydrolyzing) subunit B produces the protein MKKAEEAYSGSSITVLEGLEAVRVRPAMYIGSTDIRGLHHLVWEVVDNSVDEALAGFCSHIEISILPGNGIRVTDNGRGIPTDIHPKEHIGTIEVVMTKLHAGGKFDSNSYKVSAGLHGVGVSCVNALSNKLIVTVRRDGKVVKQEFSRGIPCGPQVEVGPSDGTTGTSVEFYPDDSIFTETVYVYDTLATRFRELAFLMSGLRLTLTDERDPENIQSDTFCFPGGVSEFVRYVDEHRTPLFQEPIHLVLPDGQFPLEVAMWYNDGYQENFFSFVNNVNTYDGGTHVTGFKTALTRVINKFAAEMPKGKKDIQIAADDIREGLTAVIAIKVSQPQFEGQTKRKLGNSEIASYVNSAFGAKLEEYFQENPAAIKVILDKVYNAAVAREAAHRARTLARRKNILESGGLPGKLADCSSRDPKECEMFIVEGDSAGGSAKMGRNREFQAILPLRGKILNVEKASLHRVLDTEEIQNLVNAIGTGIGTEFKIEKLRYHKIIIMTDADVDGSHIQTLLLTFFFRYMRPLIDEGHIFLAMPPLYKLKVGQKERYLFDETDKDKAMAEIEDKKNVTINRFKGLGEMSPEQLNETTMDPSRRFLKQCYVEDGVLADQIFSMLMGEDVEPRRKFIETNAYKVLKDLDI
- the secD gene encoding protein translocase subunit SecD gives rise to the protein MNKHKFGMREFIILLVIALSAYTVWPSIQVHSRKGDEKKAFLKENPKLGSKSINFGLDLAGGTSITLEIDKSGLKPNEDIKDIQAQSLEIIRNRVDQFGLSEPQISPSGDDRILVELAGVDDSTAKSLVGSTAKLEFKILAESEKFTQVVGLIDQYLTRQTTDIVADSAATDSTAAAKDSTVAAANAATADSAKPAADTAKALSDDELLGKAPAAEVAATDSAKEAAPAEGEPASEVGTALSAYYLSFGNGGFIAEENIEKVKKLLETEGVQKLIPRDVNFAFGSGLEPVQRGSKIKAKRLYLLKRRAEMGGDDIVDARPYRVSDGTNAGEVAVSLKFGGIGPKKFSAVTAANIGKQMAIVLDNQVISAPVIRDRIPNGDAQITGLDDMAEANRLAVVLRAGALKAPMKIIESRSVGATLGEENIVQGFGSGAIGLILCLVFMVAYYRLGGLIASFGMVINTLVTAAVMSVFNATLTLPGIAGFILVVGMSLDANVIIYERIREELKNGLTARAAVAKGYERAFSAILDSNLTTVLTGLILYKIGTGSVKGFGLTLTIGILTSLFCAITVTRAILDWRLAKADRTTLSIGNGFKAINEANLQIIPNRRRFGLISCILIVASIACVAVKGFDFSIDFTGGQVYTVQYQDDGKHEKDLSGALSAAGIDGAKVRTLGGTSANSYQISMRASDDVNFEDKMAEAFAKAGQKCEIVAKDNVGPTIGKELRFNAILSVILAWLGILLYVWFRFGKFGLGFGVAAVLGLVHDTIITLGFISAFSLSFDGALIASLLTMIGYSVNDTIVNFDRIRENTAVFGSGNFAETINKSLNQCFSRTMVTSLTTLFVCVILAVKGGSSIRDFGLVQCFGILIGTYSSVCICSPIVLWWSKKFKKGV
- a CDS encoding magnesium transporter CorA family protein; translated protein: MLKYYKIEAGRLAVAPNEDAADIVMMGSLSQEQRSVLVKEYEITEHTIASAFDSDELSRIEYDDDFTTIVFKKPKNYSAADNFQFRVESFGIFIFKDWVLLLTDSDIPVMDEKRFSKIDSLNTFVLKVLSYAIYHFNEHLKIINRINDDLEQRLNTSMENKYLLSMFSLNKGLIYYVSALNSNDTLLKKLQMGRSLNWTEAERELLEDIQIENGQSLQQANIYANILTSMMDARASVINNNLNQLMKNLTIVTISISLPTFFASLFGMNVQLPFGMNGDATVGSPMTFWAVIAVCILSVVLFLGFWIRRK
- a CDS encoding fibrobacter succinogenes major paralogous domain-containing protein, producing MKKFILLLAFFALSACDDSSSAGGDNGSGGNRGGIPDTVETFMELSDYDCGKSQKCVATYLTEYHDMAVCDGDNGWVIGTLIEKMDCDFSSSSVKSSDPAEVTDKSSDSKDNSSSAGTSTKSSNSNSSGNGAKSSNSSAKSSSSVYGSGQCEVETDENCFKDARDGQTYKMMKIGDQVWMAQNLNYQTEKSWCGGGRHETMEEGDCAIYGRLYTWAAAMGKSEDECGCYHDCTTLGTGNVQGVCPNGWHVPAQSEWEELFGAVGGTTWATAGLKLKTKTGWIGEGNGTDDYGFSALPAGIAYYEGYFARVGRNAYFWSASQFSKDYAYYAYLYFLKSAWLYHDYSKDHGFSVRCVKDSE
- a CDS encoding polyprenyl synthetase family protein, producing MNLNKADFQTVLGQARELVQDQLALTEQVILNVAKNAPAGISDRLAALFQKKGKRIRSTLLCLIANCRKSTVDVDRVAHACAGIELLHSASLVHDDIIDDTEVRRGQKTAHKEWGTQVAVLIGDYVLSQSMQSVIEEAERDIPVILSQAADQLIAGEILELDHCGDMQLSFETYNRIIDGKTAALINAAAKIGAILAGFDKPMVDKCAEMGSHFGIAFQIIDDLLDYGYGSKNLDKAKFTDLSNGLITLPLLFYFENSSAEERREMEDLIKRASEDNIPAQIKEKLSVKGAFDKAKATAQNHLEKALEIAQGLPDSKFTDEIVAMFASMSDRGN
- a CDS encoding ATP-binding protein: MIERAIFETVLDMASKFPVVTLTGPRQSGKSTLLKSCFVDYKYISLEDPDIRQLAENDPRGFLKDCGTKCIIDEAQRVPDLFSYLQTIVDSRDECGQFILSGSHNFLLMERISQSLAGRTGILKLFPFSAEELRAVDKLPNDLDEILLKGCYPRLYDKKVSAKEYFTSYLQTYVERDVRLLRNITDMAAFKRFLKLCAANVGSILNVTSLAKDAGISVITANAWISILEASFILLRLPPYYKNFSKRVIKSPKIYFCDTGLLCNLLNIFNREQLQKSGLRGAIFENFVVTEYMKNALFKGEEPQLYFWRDTNQNEVDLLCETDGELNAIEIKSGETKNQKFYDGLKKFAEVAGIPLTNTRVVYGGDDSYRGENQKFISWKEITPIQSP